In the genome of Deinococcus cellulosilyticus NBRC 106333 = KACC 11606, one region contains:
- a CDS encoding GGDEF domain-containing protein, with the protein MQNPSETTIRFAQACIDLQGNSIREVLAAMEAALSALFPGSQFRRDEETLLPVGWLSPVEFRGYISVPPSPLSYRVRLENPLNETEKTLLDAFLNQFERAVKLVAFQEELDRQARRDWLTGLPHRFQLYRQLDAYGRLLSSYHVGLLEVSRMSPEETSHQAFNDLLVLQVVRILSQRTLHVYRLEAERFVFILDHQQKEELIHHLAELPELKARLSWADTREGSPERIVDALISRMQMA; encoded by the coding sequence ATGCAGAATCCCTCTGAGACCACCATCCGATTTGCCCAGGCCTGCATTGACTTGCAAGGCAACAGCATCCGTGAAGTGCTTGCTGCCATGGAAGCCGCCCTGTCCGCTCTTTTTCCGGGCAGCCAATTCAGACGGGACGAGGAGACCCTGCTGCCTGTGGGCTGGCTTTCCCCTGTGGAATTCAGAGGATACATCAGTGTTCCGCCCTCTCCCCTTTCGTATCGGGTCAGGCTCGAAAATCCACTGAACGAAACAGAGAAGACCCTGCTGGACGCTTTCCTGAATCAATTTGAACGTGCAGTCAAACTGGTTGCCTTTCAGGAGGAATTGGACCGCCAGGCCAGACGGGACTGGCTGACTGGACTGCCGCACCGCTTTCAGCTGTATCGACAGCTTGATGCCTATGGTCGGCTGCTGTCTTCCTACCATGTGGGTCTGCTGGAAGTGTCGAGGATGTCTCCTGAGGAAACCTCCCATCAAGCCTTCAATGACCTGCTGGTGCTGCAGGTGGTGCGCATCCTGTCCCAGCGCACCCTACACGTGTATCGACTTGAGGCAGAACGGTTTGTGTTCATCCTGGACCACCAGCAAAAAGAAGAATTGATCCATCACCTTGCCGAGTTGCCTGAACTGAAAGCCCGTCTCTCCTGGGCAGACACCCGTGAGGGAAGCCCTGAGCGCATTGTGGATGCCTTGATTTCCAGAATGCAGATGGCCTGA
- a CDS encoding FHA domain-containing protein, whose protein sequence is MASSSCPRSVASEGTLRYLAQRRTQKTPVGPGCQTPSLEGVMNPDFLALGLGGTNMLAMLWAVAMGRRSVGVEMRGDPFLGVHWNIREDLYHQLGLIDQMMLERYGESRIPRKDDGTLISLADCFYHPSTRAGDIVADEVIDGYDRDQHIVGTIHHVEYIDDRWKDGMPSRVITELQPPIPPMTPDPAKIRSDMQEVLDGPSTFQASAASIQLLLRRYLEKLEELDLKMGLFPRVRLFTHHRVVQAAGDGFIPQADGRMQVRIEEITEMDFKGKMVRLRTPGSETIDLGVPELFSIAQGFHSSDGERLGFVQQDVMVDHGDGRGPVVAQADFIAGLIEILVDGRLRRRIASEFDKDGNEYWVRQIAVGHENDPEVGWVLVQVPDYMTFCPIEAGLVPEGTCKNSPEYFSAYQILLYDFYIEQSALILEVEPHELRRIQMVYGPKLFSLIERMGEDARIAPNGVIAGDSFGNGHFLTSAGAMTGMIGHSYRFLEYWQRRAEGKCVESSIRLLADRIKSDTEAWLGVSAKEFSEAIPINFGAERGAQIAAASGIDPHKHAHSIAAGRRQRHSLLPLDPSDWRRLFLRNGRVVSASLPPLSPEHPALREWEKAMNMDPMMSSMLEPALGD, encoded by the coding sequence GTGGCCTCTTCCAGTTGCCCCAGAAGTGTGGCCTCCGAAGGCACCCTCCGTTACCTTGCACAGAGACGCACCCAGAAAACCCCAGTCGGTCCTGGCTGCCAGACCCCATCACTGGAAGGTGTGATGAACCCGGATTTCCTGGCGCTTGGCCTCGGTGGAACCAACATGCTTGCCATGCTGTGGGCTGTTGCCATGGGCCGCCGTTCCGTGGGTGTCGAAATGCGAGGAGATCCTTTCCTGGGCGTGCACTGGAACATCCGTGAGGACCTCTACCACCAGCTGGGCCTGATCGACCAGATGATGCTGGAACGTTACGGTGAATCCCGCATTCCCAGAAAAGACGATGGCACCCTGATCAGCCTTGCAGACTGCTTTTACCACCCCAGCACCCGTGCAGGGGACATCGTGGCCGACGAAGTGATCGACGGTTACGACAGAGACCAGCACATTGTCGGAACCATCCACCATGTGGAGTACATCGATGACCGCTGGAAAGACGGGATGCCCAGCCGTGTCATCACCGAACTGCAGCCCCCCATTCCCCCCATGACCCCCGATCCTGCAAAGATTCGCAGTGACATGCAAGAAGTGCTGGATGGCCCCTCCACGTTCCAGGCCTCAGCTGCTTCCATCCAACTGTTGCTTCGCAGATACCTGGAAAAGCTTGAAGAACTTGACCTCAAAATGGGCCTCTTTCCTCGGGTCCGGCTCTTCACCCACCACCGTGTGGTTCAGGCTGCAGGAGACGGATTCATTCCCCAGGCGGATGGTCGCATGCAGGTCCGCATCGAAGAGATCACCGAAATGGACTTCAAAGGCAAAATGGTCCGTCTGCGCACCCCTGGCAGTGAAACCATTGACCTCGGCGTTCCTGAGCTCTTCAGCATTGCCCAGGGATTCCACAGCAGCGATGGTGAGCGTCTGGGATTTGTTCAGCAGGATGTCATGGTGGATCACGGAGATGGACGGGGTCCAGTGGTTGCCCAGGCCGACTTCATTGCAGGACTCATCGAGATTCTGGTGGATGGTCGTCTGCGCCGCCGCATCGCCTCCGAATTCGACAAAGACGGCAATGAATACTGGGTGCGCCAGATTGCCGTGGGGCACGAGAATGATCCTGAAGTGGGCTGGGTGCTGGTTCAGGTCCCCGATTACATGACCTTCTGCCCGATTGAAGCAGGTCTGGTGCCAGAAGGCACCTGTAAAAATTCTCCCGAGTATTTCTCTGCCTACCAGATCCTGCTGTATGACTTTTATATAGAGCAATCTGCCCTGATTCTTGAAGTGGAACCCCATGAACTGAGACGCATCCAGATGGTGTACGGACCCAAACTGTTCAGCCTGATTGAACGCATGGGAGAAGATGCCCGCATTGCCCCCAACGGTGTGATCGCCGGAGATTCCTTTGGAAACGGTCACTTCCTGACCAGTGCAGGGGCCATGACCGGCATGATCGGCCACTCCTACCGCTTTCTGGAGTACTGGCAGCGCAGAGCAGAAGGCAAGTGTGTGGAATCCTCCATCCGCCTGCTCGCAGACCGCATCAAGAGTGACACCGAAGCCTGGCTCGGCGTGAGTGCCAAAGAGTTCAGTGAAGCCATCCCAATCAACTTCGGGGCAGAGCGTGGTGCACAGATCGCCGCTGCCAGTGGGATTGATCCACACAAACACGCCCACAGCATTGCTGCAGGCCGCAGACAGCGTCACTCCCTGCTTCCCCTTGATCCCTCCGACTGGAGAAGGCTGTTCCTGCGCAATGGACGGGTGGTGTCTGCCAGTTTGCCCCCCCTCAGCCCGGAACACCCTGCATTGAGGGAATGGGAGAAGGCCATGAACATGGACCCCATGATGTCTTCCATGCTGGAACCTGCGCTGGGCGACTGA
- the gap gene encoding type I glyceraldehyde-3-phosphate dehydrogenase — protein MKVGINGFGRIGRLVFRILVERGIEVVAINDLTDNKTLATLLKYDSTAGRFKGTVEYDEESLTVNGKKIAALAVRNPAELPWKDLGVDLVIESTGIFTSRDKAGLHIEAGAKKVLITAPAKGEDISIVLGVNEQDYDPANHNIISNASCTTNSLGAPMKLIDEAFGIEKAIMTTVHSYTNDQRVLDLPHSDLRRARAAGVNIIPTSTGAAKAVSQVYPNLKGKFDGTSLRVPTPTGSISDVVVILKKEVTVAEVNAVFKAAAEGSHKGIISYTEDPIVLTDIQGDPHSAIIDGGLTMAMGNLVKFFSWYDNEWGYSNRIADLVELIQNKA, from the coding sequence ATGAAAGTAGGCATTAACGGTTTCGGACGCATCGGACGCTTGGTCTTCCGTATTCTCGTCGAACGCGGCATTGAAGTTGTTGCCATCAACGACCTCACCGACAACAAAACCCTCGCCACCCTGTTGAAATATGACTCCACCGCAGGCCGCTTCAAAGGCACCGTGGAATATGACGAAGAGTCCCTGACCGTCAACGGCAAGAAAATTGCTGCCCTGGCCGTCAGAAACCCCGCAGAGCTCCCCTGGAAGGACCTCGGCGTGGATCTGGTCATCGAGTCCACCGGGATTTTCACCAGCCGCGACAAGGCCGGTCTGCACATCGAAGCCGGAGCCAAAAAGGTGCTGATCACCGCTCCTGCCAAAGGTGAAGACATCTCCATCGTGCTGGGCGTGAACGAGCAGGATTATGATCCCGCCAACCACAACATCATCTCCAACGCCTCCTGCACCACCAACTCCCTGGGCGCACCCATGAAGCTGATCGACGAAGCCTTCGGCATCGAAAAAGCCATCATGACCACCGTGCACAGCTACACCAACGACCAGCGCGTGCTCGACCTGCCCCACAGCGACCTGCGCCGCGCCCGTGCTGCCGGCGTGAACATCATCCCCACCAGCACCGGAGCTGCCAAGGCTGTTTCTCAGGTTTACCCCAACCTGAAAGGCAAATTCGACGGCACCAGCCTTCGCGTGCCCACCCCCACTGGCTCCATCAGTGACGTGGTGGTCATCCTCAAGAAGGAAGTCACCGTTGCCGAAGTCAACGCTGTGTTCAAGGCTGCTGCCGAAGGTTCCCACAAGGGCATCATCAGCTACACCGAAGATCCCATCGTGCTGACCGACATCCAGGGCGACCCCCACAGCGCCATCATCGATGGTGGTCTGACCATGGCCATGGGCAACCTGGTGAAGTTCTTCAGCTGGTACGACAACGAGTGGGGCTACAGCAACCGCATTGCTGACCTCGTCGAACTCATCCAGAACAAAGCTTAA
- a CDS encoding phosphoglycerate kinase yields the protein MKLEDLNVQGKRVLVRVDYNVPIKEGVVQDETRVEASIPTLKHLLDQGASLVLSSHLGRPKNGPDPKYSLEPIAPVVEKYLGVPVKFIAGSPDSDETLAAVQQLQPGEVALIENVRFAAGEEKNNAELSAKFAKLADAFVLDAFGSAHRAHSSVSGVAELIPSAAGFLLQKEVDALGNLLGEPERPYVVIIGGAKVSDKLLVIENLLPKVDRILIGGGMAYTFVKAQGGKIGKSIHEDDFLDKANELLKAYGDKIVLPTDTLAGDAFSNDANVEVFDVFNIPDEWEGMDIGPASIEAFTTALQGAKTVFWNGPMGVFEFSKFANGTNAIAAAVAGLQGAYTLVGGGDSVSAINKSGQADRISHISTGGGASLELLEGKKLPGVEAVK from the coding sequence ATGAAACTGGAAGATTTAAACGTACAGGGCAAACGCGTGCTGGTGCGCGTCGATTACAACGTGCCGATCAAAGAAGGTGTGGTGCAGGACGAAACCCGCGTGGAGGCCTCCATCCCCACCCTGAAGCACCTGCTCGATCAGGGCGCAAGCCTGGTGCTTTCCAGCCACCTGGGACGCCCCAAGAACGGACCCGATCCCAAGTACAGCCTGGAGCCCATCGCTCCTGTGGTGGAAAAATACCTGGGTGTGCCCGTGAAATTCATTGCTGGCAGTCCCGACAGCGATGAAACCCTTGCTGCCGTGCAGCAACTCCAGCCCGGTGAAGTGGCCCTCATTGAAAACGTGCGTTTTGCTGCAGGCGAAGAGAAAAACAACGCTGAACTCAGCGCCAAATTTGCAAAACTGGCAGACGCATTCGTGCTGGACGCCTTCGGCAGTGCCCACCGTGCCCACAGCAGCGTCTCTGGCGTGGCAGAACTCATTCCCTCCGCAGCAGGCTTCCTGCTCCAGAAGGAAGTGGACGCCCTCGGCAACCTGCTGGGAGAGCCCGAACGCCCCTATGTGGTGATCATCGGTGGAGCCAAAGTCTCCGACAAACTGCTGGTGATCGAAAACCTGCTGCCCAAAGTGGACCGCATCCTGATCGGTGGAGGCATGGCCTACACTTTCGTGAAGGCACAGGGCGGCAAAATTGGCAAATCCATCCATGAAGACGACTTCCTGGACAAGGCCAATGAACTCCTCAAAGCGTACGGCGACAAGATCGTGCTGCCCACCGACACCCTCGCAGGTGACGCCTTCAGCAACGACGCCAATGTGGAAGTCTTCGATGTCTTCAACATCCCCGACGAGTGGGAAGGCATGGACATCGGTCCTGCCAGCATTGAAGCCTTCACCACTGCCCTGCAGGGAGCCAAAACCGTATTCTGGAACGGCCCCATGGGCGTTTTCGAATTCAGCAAGTTTGCCAACGGCACCAACGCCATTGCTGCTGCCGTCGCAGGCCTGCAAGGCGCTTACACCCTGGTTGGGGGTGGCGACTCCGTGAGTGCCATCAACAAGAGCGGTCAGGCCGACAGAATCAGCCACATCTCCACCGGTGGTGGAGCCAGCCTGGAACTGCTCGAAGGCAAGAAACTGCCCGGCGTTGAAGCAGTGAAATAA
- the tpiA gene encoding triose-phosphate isomerase, giving the protein MTKPQTFLALNWKMNKTPSESVQWAEELLDKLGDLNIKLAIMAPSVSLAGLSGVLGDAQVGLGAQDISQHESGAYTGEVSAAMLKDLGVQYAVIGHSERREYHFESDAVVAAKAVQAIKNGIVPIVCVGEKLPEREKGEHVSYTLNQLRGSLAGVELKSADDLVIAYEPVWAIGTGKTATAQDAEELCAAIRGVLKELYPQFADQIVVQYGGSVKPDNISEICSQPNVNGALVGGASLQVAGVVGMVEALK; this is encoded by the coding sequence ATGACCAAACCCCAGACTTTCCTGGCTTTAAACTGGAAAATGAACAAAACCCCTTCCGAGTCCGTGCAGTGGGCGGAAGAACTGCTGGACAAACTCGGTGACCTGAACATCAAGCTTGCCATCATGGCCCCGAGTGTCAGCCTTGCTGGCCTGAGCGGTGTTCTGGGTGACGCTCAGGTGGGCCTGGGTGCACAGGACATCTCCCAGCATGAGTCTGGTGCTTACACCGGAGAAGTCAGTGCTGCCATGCTGAAAGACCTCGGTGTTCAGTATGCGGTGATCGGGCACAGTGAGCGCCGCGAGTACCACTTTGAGTCTGATGCAGTGGTGGCTGCCAAAGCTGTTCAGGCCATCAAGAACGGCATTGTGCCCATCGTGTGTGTCGGTGAGAAACTGCCCGAGCGCGAAAAAGGCGAGCATGTCAGCTACACCCTCAACCAGCTTCGCGGAAGCCTGGCAGGTGTGGAACTGAAATCTGCAGATGACCTCGTGATTGCTTACGAACCTGTGTGGGCCATCGGAACCGGGAAAACCGCCACCGCTCAGGATGCAGAGGAACTGTGCGCTGCCATTCGTGGTGTATTGAAGGAACTGTACCCCCAGTTTGCTGACCAGATCGTGGTGCAGTACGGGGGCAGTGTCAAACCCGACAACATCAGTGAAATCTGCAGCCAGCCCAACGTCAATGGTGCATTGGTGGGTGGCGCAAGCCTGCAGGTGGCCGGAGTGGTCGGCATGGTTGAAGCCCTGAAATAA